From a region of the Aeoliella mucimassa genome:
- the scpB gene encoding SMC-Scp complex subunit ScpB — MHSLARQIAHAACQSRPLGSREFSAARPLWWGSPSDAQSSESATDATQRLARVESVLFLAREAMSLQRIAQLANLTDATEARTLVSQLAQRYARRGRAFRIENIAGGLRLLTQAQFAPWIGKIGEFCDSPPSELKLSPPALDTLTVVAYRQPVLRAEVEAIRGVACGELLRQLIERDLLRIVGRSEELGRPLEYGTTKRFLQLFGLKSLKDLPPIEAQNQPDPQVAPEHNRLQNVVPRAA; from the coding sequence ATGCATTCGTTAGCCAGACAAATCGCACACGCGGCTTGCCAGTCGCGTCCGTTAGGTAGCCGGGAGTTCTCGGCCGCGCGGCCCCTGTGGTGGGGTTCGCCGTCGGATGCGCAGTCGTCGGAGTCGGCTACCGATGCGACACAGCGGCTTGCGAGGGTCGAAAGCGTGCTATTCTTGGCCCGTGAGGCGATGAGTTTGCAGCGAATTGCCCAGCTCGCCAACTTGACCGATGCCACGGAAGCCCGAACCCTAGTGAGCCAACTCGCACAGCGGTACGCACGGCGTGGGCGAGCTTTTCGCATCGAGAACATCGCGGGTGGGCTAAGGTTACTTACGCAGGCGCAATTTGCCCCTTGGATAGGGAAAATAGGCGAGTTCTGCGACTCACCCCCCTCGGAACTAAAGCTCTCGCCGCCGGCCCTCGATACCCTCACCGTAGTGGCTTATCGACAGCCGGTTTTAAGAGCCGAAGTCGAGGCCATCCGGGGCGTCGCCTGTGGCGAACTGCTCCGGCAGTTGATTGAAAGAGACCTTTTGCGTATTGTCGGACGTTCAGAAGAATTGGGCAGGCCACTTGAGTACGGCACCACCAAGCGGTTTCTGCAGTTGTTTGGACTCAAGAGTTTGAAAGACCTGCCCCCAATCGAAGCACAAAATCAACCTGACCCTCAGGTTGCACCCGAACATAATCGTTTACAGAATGTGGTTCCGCGAGCCGCATGA
- a CDS encoding IS5 family transposase produces the protein MATKEKRTYKVTNWKEYNKSLIERGNITIWFSDEALENWEHPNDQTKVGRPFVFSDTAIECLLTIRELLKLPYRQTEGFGRSLVAMLGVEAAIPNYSSLAKRASKLNVSLDIANKRGDIDIVVDSTGMKVFGEGEWKMRTHGKSKRRTWRKLHLSVNPDTREIVAEILTENSCHDADAVPEMLEQVEQPVKKFHGDGSYDKWKVYEGLESEGIEPVIPPQHNAKIKQHGNSAEEPLPRDEAIRQIRRKGRRSWKEEVGYHRRSLAETTMYRVKQSFGSHLKNRVFENQQTEARLRCKIINQFTQLGLPQFEWS, from the coding sequence ATGGCTACGAAAGAAAAACGAACCTACAAAGTCACGAACTGGAAGGAGTATAACAAGTCGCTCATCGAGCGTGGAAACATCACTATTTGGTTTAGCGACGAGGCGTTGGAGAACTGGGAACATCCTAACGACCAGACAAAAGTCGGTCGCCCTTTTGTCTTCAGCGATACGGCGATCGAGTGCTTGCTGACGATTCGCGAACTGCTGAAACTTCCCTATCGGCAGACTGAGGGATTCGGCCGCTCGCTGGTGGCGATGTTGGGCGTCGAGGCAGCGATTCCCAATTATTCTTCGCTCGCCAAGCGAGCCAGCAAGCTGAATGTTTCGCTCGATATCGCTAACAAGAGGGGCGACATCGATATCGTGGTGGATAGCACCGGCATGAAAGTGTTTGGCGAGGGCGAATGGAAGATGCGGACGCATGGCAAGTCGAAGCGGCGGACATGGCGGAAGCTGCATTTGTCGGTGAATCCTGACACCCGCGAGATTGTGGCGGAGATTTTGACCGAGAACAGTTGCCACGATGCCGATGCGGTTCCCGAAATGCTGGAGCAGGTGGAGCAGCCCGTAAAAAAGTTTCACGGCGACGGTAGTTACGACAAGTGGAAGGTTTATGAAGGGCTGGAATCCGAAGGCATTGAGCCGGTGATTCCGCCGCAGCACAACGCCAAGATCAAACAACATGGCAACTCTGCGGAGGAGCCTTTGCCCCGGGACGAGGCAATTCGTCAGATTCGACGCAAGGGGCGTAGGAGTTGGAAAGAGGAAGTGGGCTATCATCGTAGAAGCTTGGCGGAAACGACCATGTACCGAGTGAAACAAAGCTTTGGGAGCCATCTCAAAAACCGAGTATTCGAAAACCAACAAACGGAAGCCCGCTTGCGCTGTAAAATCATCAATCAATTCACCCAACTCGGGCTTCCACAGTTCGAGTGGAGTTAG